CATCTTGAGGGCCGACGTTTGGAGACGCCATTAGCCATACTAATTGTTTGCATGGATGCATGTGTAGTACGTACTCAAATGTAAAGCTATCAATTCAATTTTAATATTGTTTTCATCATGATTTATTATGGATTAAATCAACCAGAAAATTGCTAGTGTATTCAGCAATTTCTTTTACTCCACCGGGGTAGTTTTGCCTTGTCCTATCATGTAGCGGCATATATAAAGAGGGCAGTGTCGCCGTGGTGGAATATATCTACAATGATACGGATTTCCGTACTCTTATTGTACTGTTGGAGTAGTTACTTGGACAGATAAACGGATTGATCCATGATTAATTAATTTCAAGCACGTACGTGTCCCTCTAGCTGCAGATGGAACTTGCAGAAGATATTTCCATTGATTAGCCTGGTGCTGCAGATCGGCTACTCCTTCGAGGAAGCTCCCCTCCAATTAACTTTGCACAACATGAACTATCCATTAACTCAAGTCAAATCTGACATGCTTTTTTAAGTCAATATATGCATGGCACGATGTTCTAGAGATAACCATGCATGTAAGTTTACTCCCACTATGGATACGGAGTAACCCTAGAAGGAAGCAAAGGTGCAGGAAGCTGCTGGCTTACGATGGAGATTAACCAGTTTACTGTCGGCTGTCAAGTCGTCGCCTACTCGGGCAAACAAGATTAGCGTGATCGGGAGCCGATACGCTTGACATAAAAATGAGCCCACTAGGTCAGGCACAAGCACGGCTCCAACGTACATTTGCAAGATCACCTCAACGCTATAAATACCCGTGCATTTCCATGGTCTACCATCAACCGATCTCATCTAGCACTTGGCTACACTCTCACAATGGCTGCCATTAAGCTTGTGTCACTTAGCTTGGTTGTGCTACTGAGCATTGGGTTAGCCAGCGCCACTAGGGTAGTTAGATACGCCAGCTCAACGGGGACAGGCTCGGGAGTGGGGAATGGTGGTGGCACTGTGAACGGCAGCGGTGGAGGGACTGGGAGTGGCAATGGGAATGCCTACAGTGGTAGTAGTGGAGCCCATGCAAATGCGGGAGGGGGCGGTAGCGGGGGTGGTGCGTCGCAGGATGGTGGCACCGGACATGGCGCTGGGTCCGGCGACGGCTCAAGCTCTAGCTATACGAGCGACGGAAGATATAGTTATGGTGGTGATTCTTATGCAGGCGGTAATggtgccggcagcggcggcggacaGGCAGCGGGCCCTGGTTCCAGCGGTTACGGAGCCGGTGGTGGTGCTGGTTCTGGCTCTAGCGCGGCAAGTGGTGGCTGGTACCCATATGCGAATGCGAAT
The sequence above is drawn from the Triticum aestivum cultivar Chinese Spring chromosome 7A, IWGSC CS RefSeq v2.1, whole genome shotgun sequence genome and encodes:
- the LOC123152547 gene encoding glycine-rich protein DOT1-like, yielding MAAIKLVSLSLVVLLSIGLASATRVVRYASSTGTGSGVGNGGGTVNGSGGGTGSGNGNAYSGSSGAHANAGGGGSGGGASQDGGTGHGAGSGDGSSSSYTSDGRYSYGGDSYAGGNGAGSGGGQAAGPGSSGYGAGGGAGSGSSAASGGWYPYANANANGNGGGIGTGQNGGSGGGTGGGSGNAGAYP